One window of the Lytechinus variegatus isolate NC3 chromosome 3, Lvar_3.0, whole genome shotgun sequence genome contains the following:
- the LOC121411825 gene encoding proton-associated sugar transporter A-like yields the protein MDLHDEARMAHNSTSTSSQHHGRYYSASVPTSTGRLKSYPVRVPTNSPHDTTSTSPPGSPIAPSTSYMVSPRRSLSISVGDSGAHRFRNDSGTSQALYRTPPLVIRSRRSSFSTTNLTLHPPSSRHKGVAPPPKRTLWQLTRNSSIQFGLEVCYATETAMVTPILLQLGLPTKLYGIAFFLAPIFGFLMNPFIGTTSDRCMCSWGRRRPFILALGIGTLLGVSLYLNGGDIGALIGNNKSRDNLWGIVITLIGVVILDISADSSDGPSRAYLIDVCDLEDVNTGLNLRAVLGGIGGGLGYIANGIDWTSTSLAKALGGQLRVVFVLNVIIYSICLVLNLTSIPETPLEKSSKDANADKMTVKNDENENDGDVGETSPLVAGRSSRSSYHSESRTGRFHRTSSEDDGSYSPLKDGSRRHGGLGVRSPDDHYHHPTALPQIGEDESIEDNDGEPASVLALLKSILHMPTELRCLCLNHYFGWAGMVTVLLFFTDFVGQAVYNGDPTAPEGSSAYNSYHEGVKMGCWGMAVFAFSSSLSAIFFMKVDHILSNRTLYVFGQLCFAVCAGLMAVLVRYEYAVLTFCFGFGVQFTTLMTVPFNILAEFHDCDSYKNPKGGVKRGLGTDVACLCCQLFLAQITVSAIMGPLVSAIGSHVTVVIFASIMGFIASLLSALLVIYKPLPPKVKENTSVQERC from the exons ATGGATTTACATGATGAAGCAAGGATGGCCCACAATAGCACCTCAACATCTAGCCAGCATCATGGTCGTTACTACTCCGCAAGTGTTCCCACCAGCACCGGTCGTCTTAAATCGTATCCCGTCCGGGTGCCCACGAACTCGCCCCATGATACCACCAGTACATCTCCTCCAGGATCCCCCATAGCTCCTTCGACGTCGTACATGGTATCACCAAGGCGGTCGTTGTCCATCAGTGTCGGCGATTCCGGTGCACATCGGTTTCGTAACGACTCGGGCACCTCCCAAGCCCTTTACCGGACCCCTCCCTTGGTAATACGATCTCGCCGGAGCTCATTCAGCACTACCAACCTCACCCTGCACCCACCCAGTTCCCGCCACAAGGGTGTGGCACCACCACCCAAAAGGACATTATGGCAGCTGACACGCAACAGCAGCATCCAGTTCGGATTAGAGGTCTGTTACGCGACCGAAACGGCCATGGTCACGCCCATCTTGCTACAACTTGGCCTTCCGACCAAACTTTATGGGATCGCCTTTTTCTTGGCACCCATATTTGGGTTCTTGATGAACCCCTTTATAGGAACTACCAGTGATAGATGCATGTGTTCTTGGGGAAGAAGGAGACCTTTTATCTTAGCTCTTGGTATCGGAACGTTACTGGGTGTATCACTCTACCTTAATGGAGGAGACATAGGTGCCTTGATTGGAAACAATAAATCACGAG ATAATCTCTGGGGTATCGTGATAACATTAATCGGAGTGGTCATTCTGGACATCAGCGCTGATTCATCTGATGGACCTTCCAGGGCGTATCTCATCGATGTCTGTGACCTCGAGGATGTCAACACTGGTCTCAACCTCAGAGCCGTGCTCGGTG GTATCGGTGGCGGCCTGGGTTACATAGCCAACGGCATCGACTGGACATCGACGTCGCTTGCGAAGGCACTAGGAGGGCAGCTTCGTGTCGTCTTTGTCCTCAACGTCATCATCTACTCCATCTGTCTCGTACTGAACTTGACCAGCATCCCCGAAACGCCTCTGGAGAAGTCATCCAAGGACGCGAATGCCGACAAGATGACGGTGAAGAATGACGAGAATGAGAACGATGGCGACGTTGGTGAGACATCGCCGCTCGTAGCCGGTCGTTCGAGCAGGAGCTCGTATCATTCGGAGTCGAGAACCGGTCGCTTTCATCGTACCAGTTCGGAGGATGATGGTTCGTATTCGCCGTTGAAGGACGGGTCAAGAAGGCACGGAGGATTGGGGGTACGATCCCCCGatgaccattatcatcatcccaCTGCACTGCCCCAGATAGGAG AGGATGAGAGCATTGAGGATAATGATGGAGAGCCGGCCTCGGTCCTTGCTCTTTTGAAGTCGATTTTGCACATGCCCACCGAGCTCCGCTGTCTTTGTCTTAACCATTATTTCGGATGGGCTGGCATGGTGACCGTCCTACTCTTCTTCACAGATTTCGTCGGCCAGGCAGTGTATAACG GTGATCCGACTGCTCCCGAAGGCTCTAGTGCATACAACTCATACCATGAAGGAGTCAAGATGGGATGCTGGGGAATGGCCGTCTTTGCCTTTTCATCGTCTTTATCGGCAA TATTCTTCATGAAGGTGGACCACATACTCAGCAACCGTACTCTGTACGTCTTTGGTCAGCTTTGTTTCGCTGTGTGTGCTGGACTCATGGCGGTCCTGGTCCGGTACGAGTATGCTGTCCTTACGTTCTGTTTTGGGTTCGGCGTCCAGTTTACCACTCTCATGACGGTCCCTTTCAACATCCTAGCAGAGTTTCACGATTGCGATTCG TATAAGAATCCCAAGGGAGGAGTAAAACGGGGTCTAGGCACCGATGTCGCGTGTCTGTGTTGTCAGCTCTTCCTAGCTCAGATCACTGTGTCGGCCATCATGGGACCTTTGGTTAGTGCTATCGGATCTCACGTCACTGTAGTCATCTTCGCCTCCATCATGGGATTCATCGCCTCGCTGTTGTCGGCTTTACTTGTTATTTACAAG ccTCTACCACcaaaagtgaaagaaaatacTTCCGTTCAAGAACGGTGCTGA
- the LOC121411827 gene encoding pollen-specific leucine-rich repeat extensin-like protein 1 yields the protein MLNTGSSKYLQLPAHDSTDIGKPSPLALLAATCQRIGAGSPRPSQPTMKYRPSSPSPSIGKPEQPTRRPTPPLVSAPVRSPIMAVSPVEREAPAAVSTSPAAAYQLPLTPPSSPPQVESKVSPPPPTMMSVPAPVSSPAERLAFPAEHPGHLPLQPVLHMPSLHYSPYTMVVPSITPYSSCVSQCRCTHTPHLPAVHPVLLPASSVSGAPLHPAAQMSPPLSFGHYLHHHDIESRFLSSAGKIKSHQVVKSSERLYRPYELSKPTSRKPVLDEEIIDVVSV from the exons ATGCTCAATACTGGATCTTCAAAGTATTTGCAG TTGCCTGCCCATGACTCGACAGACATTGGTAAACCAAGTCCTTTGGCTCTTCTGGCTGCAACATGTCAACGAATTGGTGCTGGATCACCACGGCCTTCTCAACCTACGATGAAGTATCGACCAAGTTCTCCTTCCCCGAGCATCGGTAAACCTGAGCAACCGACCAGGCGCCCGACTCCACCTCTCGTCTCTGCACCCGTTCGATCGCCCATCATGGCCGTGTCACCAGTCGAGAGAGAGGCTCCTGCTGCTGTCTCCACGTCTCCAGCCGCTGCCTACCAGCTCCCGCTCACTCCGCCATCATCGCCTCCACAAGTTGAGAGCAAAGTTTCCCCACCTCCACCCACCATGATGAGTGTGCCCGCTCCAGTCAGCAGCCCAGCCGAACGACTCGCCTTCCCCGCTGAGCACCCGGGTCATCTTCCTCTCCAGCCCGTTCTACACATGCCGAGCCTGCACTACTCGCCATACACGATGGTGGTCCCCAGCATCACTCCGTATTCAAGCTGCGTGAGCCAGTGCCGTTGTACTCATACTCCTCATCTCCCGGCAGTCCACCCCGTGCTTCTTCCAGCCAGCTCCGTCTCCGGTGCCCCACTCCATCCAGCAGCTCAGATGTCGCCACCCTTGTCGTTTGGACACTATCTGCACCATCACGACATCGAAAGTCGGTTCTTGTCGTCTGCTGGGAAGATCAAGTCTCACCAGGTTGTGAAATCGTCCGAACGATTGTATCGTCCATACGAGCTCAGCAAGCCCACAAGTCGGAAACCAGTCCTTGATGAGGAAATCATTGATGTTGTCTCCGTTTGA